Proteins found in one Methylobacterium sp. CB376 genomic segment:
- the epmA gene encoding EF-P lysine aminoacylase EpmA, with the protein MTSASPWWAPHVHADRRPRLLARNRIKAALRAWFAERGFVEVETAALQVSPGNETHLSAFATRAIGPDGRGQPLYLHTSPEFACKKLLAAGERRLVVFAPVYRNRERGPLHHPEFTLVEWYRAGDGCEALMRDCAALLARAAEAAGAERLRYRDREADPFAQPERLTVAEAFARHAGIDLLATVAPDGATDREGLRAAVTASGIRTAPDDTWADLFSRVLVERIEPHLGLGRATILCDYPIPEAALARPSPADPRVAERFELYACGVELANGFGELTDADEQRRRFAAEMDEKERIYGERYPVDEDFLAALARMPEASGIALGFDRLVMLATGARRIEEVIWTPVAEPGR; encoded by the coding sequence ATGACCTCCGCCTCGCCCTGGTGGGCCCCCCACGTCCACGCCGACCGCCGGCCCCGCCTGCTGGCCCGCAACCGGATCAAGGCCGCCCTGCGCGCGTGGTTCGCGGAGCGCGGCTTCGTCGAGGTCGAGACCGCCGCCCTGCAGGTCTCTCCGGGCAACGAGACCCATCTCAGCGCCTTCGCCACCCGGGCGATCGGGCCGGACGGCCGCGGCCAGCCCCTCTACCTCCACACCTCGCCGGAATTCGCCTGCAAGAAGCTGCTGGCGGCCGGGGAGCGGCGGCTCGTCGTCTTCGCGCCGGTCTACCGGAACCGGGAGCGCGGCCCGCTGCACCATCCGGAATTCACCCTCGTCGAGTGGTACCGGGCGGGGGACGGCTGCGAGGCGCTGATGCGCGACTGCGCGGCGCTCCTCGCCCGGGCGGCCGAGGCGGCCGGGGCGGAGCGGCTGCGCTACCGCGACCGGGAGGCCGACCCCTTCGCGCAGCCCGAGCGCCTGACGGTCGCGGAGGCCTTCGCGCGCCATGCCGGGATCGACCTCCTCGCCACCGTGGCGCCGGACGGCGCCACCGACCGGGAGGGGCTGCGCGCCGCCGTGACCGCTTCCGGCATCCGCACCGCACCCGACGACACCTGGGCCGACCTGTTCAGCCGCGTCCTCGTCGAGCGGATCGAGCCGCACCTCGGGCTCGGGAGGGCGACGATCCTGTGCGACTACCCGATCCCCGAGGCGGCGCTGGCCCGCCCGAGCCCGGCCGATCCGCGGGTCGCCGAGCGCTTCGAGCTCTATGCCTGCGGGGTCGAACTCGCCAACGGCTTCGGCGAACTCACCGACGCGGACGAGCAGCGCCGCCGCTTCGCCGCCGAGATGGACGAGAAGGAGCGCATCTACGGCGAGCGCTACCCGGTGGACGAGGACTTCCTCGCCGCCCTGGCGCGGATGCCGGAGGCGAGCGGCATCGCGCTCGGCTTCGACCGGCTGGTGATGCTCGCGACCGGCGCGCGCCGCATCGAGGAGGTGATCTGGACCCCCGTGGCGGAGCCCGGCCGGTGA
- a CDS encoding glutathione S-transferase family protein — MRRLWGRLSSVNVQKAVWALEELGLACERVEAGGAFGRVRDPDYLALNPNGLVPVLEEDGYVLWESNAILRYLAEAHGPAAAARGGVALMPEEERARGHVHQWLDWQATTFTPAMRDAFWQTVRLPAEGRDPDLIARSVAAGEAAAAILDAHLAGRPFAVGDAFTAADIALGCAAHRWLHLAVPREPRPNLQAWYARVAARPAAAKVLTVPIT; from the coding sequence ATGCGCAGACTCTGGGGACGGCTGAGTTCGGTGAACGTGCAGAAGGCGGTCTGGGCGCTCGAGGAGCTCGGCCTCGCCTGCGAGCGGGTGGAGGCGGGCGGGGCCTTCGGGCGCGTCCGCGACCCCGACTACCTCGCCCTGAACCCGAACGGCCTCGTTCCCGTCCTCGAGGAGGACGGCTACGTGCTCTGGGAATCGAACGCGATCCTGCGCTACCTCGCCGAGGCACACGGCCCCGCGGCGGCGGCGCGGGGCGGCGTCGCCCTGATGCCGGAGGAGGAGCGGGCGCGCGGCCACGTCCACCAGTGGCTCGACTGGCAGGCCACCACCTTCACGCCCGCCATGCGCGACGCCTTCTGGCAGACGGTCCGCCTGCCCGCCGAAGGGCGCGACCCGGACCTGATCGCCCGCTCGGTGGCGGCGGGCGAGGCGGCCGCGGCGATCCTCGACGCGCATCTCGCGGGCCGGCCCTTCGCGGTCGGGGACGCCTTCACGGCGGCCGACATCGCGCTCGGCTGCGCGGCCCATCGCTGGCTGCACCTCGCCGTCCCGCGCGAGCCCCGGCCGAACCTGCAGGCCTGGTATGCGCGGGTCGCGGCCCGGCCGGCCGCCGCGAAGGTGCTGACCGTTCCGATCACCTGA
- a CDS encoding ribonuclease activity regulator RraA, with protein sequence MPLDKTLIDALQAVTTATLTTVMLKKGLRRCWMKGPQPRFAANARIVGPAFTLRFVPAREDLATPESWSSPTSTRGAIEAMPEGCIAVVDAMGVTEAGIFGDILAARMHKRGVAALVTDGVMRDGEGVAGTGLPVWCAGVAAPASVAGLTFVGWNQPIGCGGVAVFPDDVIVADGDGAVVIPAAIAQEVALAAVEQERLELWIMREVEKGLPLPGLYPPNAETRARYEAETAAK encoded by the coding sequence ATGCCCCTCGACAAGACCCTCATCGACGCGCTGCAGGCCGTCACCACCGCGACCCTGACCACGGTGATGCTGAAGAAGGGCCTGCGCCGCTGCTGGATGAAGGGGCCGCAGCCGCGCTTCGCGGCGAATGCCCGCATCGTCGGCCCGGCCTTCACCCTGCGCTTCGTCCCCGCCCGCGAGGACCTCGCGACCCCCGAATCCTGGTCGAGCCCGACCTCGACCCGCGGCGCCATCGAGGCGATGCCGGAGGGCTGCATCGCGGTCGTGGACGCCATGGGCGTGACCGAGGCCGGCATCTTCGGCGATATCCTGGCGGCGCGGATGCACAAGCGCGGCGTCGCCGCCCTGGTCACGGACGGGGTGATGCGCGACGGCGAGGGCGTCGCCGGGACCGGGCTGCCGGTCTGGTGCGCGGGCGTCGCCGCCCCGGCCTCGGTGGCGGGCCTCACCTTCGTCGGCTGGAACCAGCCGATCGGCTGCGGCGGCGTCGCGGTCTTCCCCGACGACGTGATCGTGGCGGACGGGGACGGCGCCGTGGTGATTCCGGCCGCCATCGCCCAGGAGGTCGCCCTGGCGGCCGTCGAGCAGGAGCGGCTCGAACTCTGGATCATGCGCGAGGTCGAGAAGGGCCTGCCCCTGCCGGGCCTCTACCCGCCCAACGCCGAGACGCGGGCGCGCTACGAGGCCGAGACCGCCGCCAAGTAG
- the efp gene encoding elongation factor P — protein sequence MKVIASSLRKGNVVEKDGRLYVILSAENIHPGKGTPVTQLDMRRITDGVKVSERYRTTEQVERAFVEDREHTFLYKDGEGSHFMNPESYEQVAVPDDVIGDQAAYLQEGMAVMLSLHNGVPLAIELPQRVTLEIVETEPVTKGQTASSSYKPAVLSNGVRTLVPPHITTGTRVVIMTADGSYVERAKD from the coding sequence GTGAAGGTGATCGCCAGCTCGCTTCGCAAAGGCAACGTCGTCGAGAAGGACGGCCGCCTCTACGTGATCCTCTCCGCCGAGAACATCCATCCCGGCAAGGGCACCCCGGTCACGCAGCTCGACATGCGCCGCATCACCGACGGCGTGAAGGTCTCGGAGCGCTACCGCACCACCGAGCAGGTGGAGCGAGCCTTCGTGGAGGACCGGGAGCACACCTTCCTGTACAAGGACGGCGAGGGCTCCCACTTCATGAACCCGGAATCCTACGAGCAGGTGGCGGTCCCCGACGACGTCATCGGCGACCAGGCCGCCTACCTGCAGGAGGGCATGGCGGTGATGCTCTCGCTGCACAACGGCGTGCCGCTCGCCATCGAGCTGCCCCAGCGCGTGACCCTCGAGATCGTCGAGACCGAGCCGGTCACCAAGGGCCAGACCGCCTCCTCGTCCTACAAGCCCGCCGTGCTCTCGAACGGCGTGCGCACCCTGGTGCCGCCCCACATCACCACGGGGACCCGCGTCGTCATCATGACCGCGGACGGTTCCTACGTGGAGCGCGCCAAGGACTGA
- a CDS encoding DUF3253 domain-containing protein, with product MTPHPDEAAIAETLLRLVAERGPDKTICPSEVARALGGPHPDGWSPLMQPVRRQAVRLMKEGRIAILRKGRVVPDPDAFRGVYRLSLPR from the coding sequence ATGACACCGCACCCTGACGAGGCCGCCATCGCCGAGACGCTGCTGCGCCTCGTCGCGGAGCGCGGGCCGGACAAGACCATCTGCCCCTCGGAGGTCGCCCGGGCGCTGGGCGGCCCGCACCCGGACGGCTGGTCCCCCCTGATGCAGCCGGTCCGCCGTCAGGCGGTGCGGCTCATGAAGGAGGGCCGGATCGCGATCCTGCGCAAGGGACGCGTGGTTCCCGATCCGGACGCGTTTCGCGGGGTCTACCGCCTCTCCCTGCCGCGCTGA
- a CDS encoding cold-shock protein gives MSDEVGSGPLGPRPGSTFEASAKRAADGEADAPLDLVEISGRIKWFDVAKGFGFIVPDSGAPDVLLHVTCLRRDGHQSASEGARIVVEAVQRARGWQAFRVVSLDQSTATHPAELPMPRTHVTVVPTSGLETAVVKWFNRLRGFGFLSRGEGTPDIFVHMETLRRYGIAELKPGERVMVRYGDGSKGLMAAEVRLADGSLPASH, from the coding sequence ATGTCGGACGAAGTCGGTTCAGGCCCGCTCGGCCCAAGGCCGGGGAGCACGTTCGAGGCCAGCGCCAAGCGCGCCGCGGACGGCGAAGCGGACGCGCCGCTGGACCTCGTCGAGATCAGCGGCCGCATCAAGTGGTTCGACGTCGCCAAGGGCTTCGGCTTCATCGTGCCGGACAGCGGCGCGCCCGACGTTCTGCTTCACGTGACCTGCCTGCGGCGGGACGGGCACCAGAGCGCCAGCGAGGGCGCGCGCATCGTCGTGGAGGCGGTGCAGCGGGCGCGCGGCTGGCAGGCCTTCCGGGTGGTCTCCCTCGACCAGTCGACCGCCACGCACCCGGCCGAGCTGCCGATGCCGCGCACCCACGTGACCGTGGTGCCGACAAGCGGGCTCGAGACGGCGGTCGTGAAGTGGTTCAACCGCCTGCGCGGCTTCGGCTTCCTCAGCCGCGGCGAGGGCACGCCGGACATCTTCGTCCACATGGAGACCCTGCGCCGCTACGGCATCGCCGAATTGAAGCCCGGCGAGCGGGTGATGGTGCGCTACGGCGACGGCTCGAAGGGGCTGATGGCCGCCGAGGTGCGCCTCGCCGATGGCAGCCTGCCGGCCTCGCACTAG
- a CDS encoding DUF599 domain-containing protein, giving the protein MGDFSLLDLAAVVSFAVAWIGYGVAVERLSRGRNSLNRMMNLYRHTWTEQLELRENRVVDTTINASLQNGTAFFASTSLIALGSVLTLTRSADDVLTLFSTLPFGMQTTRTTWEIKVAGLAVIFVYAFFKFAWAYRLFNYGAILIGAVPPRGGDPDAIRHAAKRAATMNVVAGAHFNRGQRAWFFALAYLGWFVSPYILFATTAAVVYVMWKRQFASEACRALQEPDDTAP; this is encoded by the coding sequence ACTTCTCCCTCCTCGATCTCGCCGCGGTGGTGAGCTTCGCGGTCGCCTGGATCGGCTACGGCGTCGCGGTGGAGCGGCTCTCGCGGGGGCGCAACAGCCTCAACCGGATGATGAACCTCTACCGCCACACCTGGACCGAGCAGCTCGAACTGCGCGAGAACCGGGTGGTCGACACCACCATCAACGCCTCGCTGCAGAACGGCACCGCCTTCTTCGCCTCGACCTCGCTGATCGCGCTCGGCAGCGTCCTCACCCTGACGCGCTCGGCCGACGACGTGCTGACCCTGTTCTCGACCCTGCCCTTCGGCATGCAGACCACCCGGACCACCTGGGAGATCAAGGTGGCGGGGCTGGCGGTGATCTTCGTCTACGCCTTCTTCAAGTTCGCCTGGGCCTACCGGCTGTTCAACTACGGGGCCATACTGATCGGCGCGGTGCCGCCGCGGGGCGGCGACCCGGACGCGATCCGTCACGCCGCCAAGCGGGCCGCCACCATGAACGTGGTGGCGGGGGCGCATTTCAACCGCGGCCAGCGGGCCTGGTTCTTCGCGCTGGCCTATCTCGGCTGGTTCGTCAGCCCCTACATCCTGTTCGCCACGACCGCCGCCGTGGTTTACGTGATGTGGAAGCGCCAATTCGCCTCCGAGGCGTGCCGCGCCCTGCAGGAGCCCGATGACACCGCACCCTGA
- a CDS encoding lysine-2,3-aminomutase-like protein has protein sequence MSRRTLRDPASLVEAGLVPRAALPALERVASRYAVAVTPAMADLIETPEDGIGRQFLPRAEELDAAPGERADPIGDAAHAPLPGIVHRYPDRVLLKPLHVCPVYCRFCFRREVVGPDGMGALSEAQLDAALAYVAARPEIWEVVVTGGDPFLLSPRRLERIGAALAATDHVRVLRLHTRVPAVEPERVDAALVAALKRFGRAVFVALHANHPGEFTPAARAAIARLVDAGIPLVSQSVLLRGVNDDPETLAALMRAFVENRVKPYYLHHGDLAPGTGHFRTSLPVGQALMRGLRGRVSGLCQPTYVLDIPGGHGKVPVGPAYLEPRPGGFTVTDPEGRAHAYPPEGDERCADSGDG, from the coding sequence GTGAGCCGTCGCACCCTGCGCGACCCCGCCTCCCTGGTCGAGGCCGGGCTGGTGCCGCGGGCCGCGCTCCCCGCCCTGGAGCGGGTCGCCTCCCGCTACGCGGTCGCGGTGACGCCCGCGATGGCGGACCTGATCGAGACGCCCGAGGACGGGATCGGCCGCCAGTTCCTGCCCCGGGCCGAGGAGCTCGACGCGGCGCCCGGCGAGCGGGCGGACCCGATCGGCGACGCGGCCCACGCGCCGCTCCCGGGCATCGTGCACCGCTACCCGGACCGGGTGCTGCTGAAGCCCTTGCACGTCTGCCCGGTCTATTGCCGCTTCTGCTTCCGGCGCGAGGTGGTCGGGCCCGACGGGATGGGGGCGCTGAGCGAGGCGCAGCTCGACGCGGCCCTCGCCTACGTGGCGGCCCGGCCGGAGATCTGGGAGGTGGTGGTCACCGGGGGCGACCCGTTCCTGCTCAGCCCCCGCCGCCTGGAGCGGATCGGCGCGGCCCTCGCCGCGACCGACCACGTCCGGGTGCTGCGCCTGCACACGCGGGTGCCGGCGGTGGAGCCGGAGCGCGTCGACGCCGCCCTGGTGGCGGCCCTCAAGCGCTTCGGCCGGGCGGTCTTCGTGGCGCTGCACGCCAACCATCCGGGCGAGTTCACGCCGGCCGCGCGCGCCGCGATCGCGCGGCTCGTCGATGCGGGCATCCCGCTCGTGTCGCAATCGGTGCTGCTGCGCGGCGTCAACGACGATCCCGAGACGCTGGCCGCGCTGATGCGGGCCTTCGTGGAGAACCGGGTCAAGCCCTACTACCTCCACCACGGCGACCTCGCGCCGGGCACGGGCCACTTCCGCACGAGCCTGCCCGTGGGGCAGGCGCTGATGCGCGGCCTGCGCGGGCGCGTCTCCGGCCTCTGCCAGCCGACCTACGTGCTCGACATCCCGGGCGGGCACGGCAAGGTGCCGGTGGGGCCCGCCTACCTGGAGCCGCGGCCGGGCGGCTTCACCGTGACCGATCCGGAGGGGCGCGCCCACGCCTATCCGCCCGAGGGAGACGAGCGATGCGCAGACTCTGGGGACGGCTGA
- a CDS encoding DUF192 domain-containing protein, translated as MSLRFTRPHTAAALAALAFVLTLLAAPVRAEGPTEPLSIVSRSGRHAFQVEVMRDDAGRAQGLMFRRSMAPDHGMLFDFAQVAPVTMWMKNTYLPLDMLFIRADGTVSRIAADTEPLSTRVIPSGGPILAVLELNAGTAAKLGIRAGDKVEHPLFRGR; from the coding sequence ATGTCGCTCCGGTTCACGCGGCCCCACACCGCCGCGGCGCTCGCCGCCCTCGCCTTCGTGCTCACCCTCCTGGCCGCGCCCGTGCGGGCGGAGGGTCCGACCGAGCCGCTCTCCATCGTCTCGCGCAGCGGGCGCCACGCCTTCCAGGTCGAGGTGATGCGCGACGATGCGGGCCGCGCCCAGGGGCTGATGTTCCGCCGCAGCATGGCGCCGGACCACGGCATGCTGTTCGACTTCGCCCAGGTGGCGCCCGTCACCATGTGGATGAAGAACACCTACCTGCCCCTCGACATGCTGTTCATCCGCGCGGACGGGACGGTGTCGCGCATCGCCGCCGACACCGAGCCGCTCTCGACCCGGGTGATCCCGTCGGGCGGGCCGATCCTGGCCGTGCTCGAACTCAACGCCGGCACCGCCGCCAAGCTCGGAATCCGCGCGGGCGACAAGGTGGAGCACCCGCTCTTCAGGGGGCGCTGA
- a CDS encoding methyl-accepting chemotaxis protein, translating into MQLSIGKKLSLAAALGITLVSGLVANQWASAQRIAAANAAAGREQVILDGIQQARLSHAQIRSAAQDILAAETAGQLAQATDQIRASRNAGVAALDEPIRIALLPDVLRELQTSLASFADLATAGAAAIRFEDGSRRLDANRLAQLAAERQRVGLKLEQAGNASVTNAQRFATEARLNTAATVESANLIGLAVGGTVILVLIGSAVFSARFVARPVRDLSACLGTLAAGDLQVAVPFTGRGDELGAMAAAVQVFKETMQRARALEEETALARAGAEEQRRATMRTMAERFESAMSGIIGAVTAAAADLRGTAEAMAGTASETAAQSATVASAAQQAASNVGTVAAASEELGSSIAEIGRQVQSSATLSRSAVEESRQSAALVQELSAAARIGDVVAMITTIAGQTNLLALNATIEAARAGEAGRGFAVVAAEVKELANQTAKATDEIGSQIGRIQTSTGEAVAAIDAISSRIREISGVASGIAAAVEQQGAATQEIVRNVTQAAAGTGEVTANITGVAHAAEATGEAANRVLASASTLSQQSAQLSHEVGRFLETLRAA; encoded by the coding sequence ATGCAGCTATCGATCGGCAAGAAACTATCGTTGGCAGCCGCCCTCGGGATCACGCTGGTCTCGGGACTCGTGGCGAACCAGTGGGCCAGCGCCCAGCGCATCGCCGCGGCCAATGCCGCGGCGGGGCGCGAGCAGGTCATCCTGGACGGGATCCAGCAGGCGCGCCTGTCGCACGCCCAGATCCGGTCCGCCGCCCAGGACATCCTGGCGGCCGAGACGGCCGGCCAGCTGGCGCAAGCGACCGACCAGATCCGCGCATCCCGGAATGCCGGGGTCGCGGCCCTGGACGAGCCGATCCGCATCGCGCTGCTGCCCGACGTGCTGCGCGAGCTCCAGACCAGCCTCGCGAGCTTCGCCGACCTCGCCACGGCGGGCGCCGCGGCGATCCGCTTCGAGGACGGGTCGCGCCGCCTGGACGCGAACAGGCTCGCGCAGCTCGCGGCCGAGCGGCAGCGGGTCGGCCTCAAGCTTGAGCAGGCCGGCAATGCCTCGGTGACGAACGCCCAGCGCTTCGCCACCGAGGCGCGCCTGAACACGGCCGCCACGGTGGAATCCGCGAACCTGATCGGGCTGGCGGTCGGCGGCACCGTCATCCTGGTCCTCATCGGCTCGGCGGTGTTCTCGGCGCGCTTCGTGGCCCGGCCGGTGCGGGACCTCTCCGCCTGCCTGGGCACCCTCGCGGCGGGGGATCTGCAGGTGGCGGTGCCGTTCACCGGGCGCGGCGACGAGCTCGGCGCGATGGCGGCGGCGGTTCAGGTCTTCAAGGAGACGATGCAGCGGGCGCGGGCGCTCGAGGAGGAGACCGCGCTGGCCAGGGCCGGGGCCGAGGAGCAGCGGCGCGCAACGATGCGGACCATGGCCGAGCGCTTCGAGAGCGCGATGAGCGGGATCATCGGGGCCGTGACCGCGGCCGCGGCCGACCTGCGCGGCACGGCCGAGGCCATGGCCGGCACCGCTTCCGAGACCGCGGCGCAATCGGCCACCGTCGCGAGCGCCGCGCAGCAGGCGGCCAGCAACGTCGGCACCGTCGCGGCGGCCTCGGAGGAACTCGGCTCCTCCATCGCGGAGATCGGCCGCCAAGTGCAGAGTTCGGCGACCCTGTCGCGCAGCGCCGTCGAGGAATCCCGCCAATCCGCCGCCCTGGTGCAGGAGTTGAGCGCCGCCGCGCGGATCGGCGACGTGGTGGCGATGATCACCACGATCGCCGGCCAGACCAACCTTCTCGCGCTGAACGCGACGATCGAGGCGGCGCGGGCCGGCGAGGCCGGGCGCGGCTTCGCGGTGGTCGCCGCCGAGGTCAAGGAACTCGCCAACCAGACCGCCAAGGCCACCGACGAGATCGGATCGCAGATCGGCCGCATCCAGACCTCGACCGGCGAGGCCGTGGCGGCCATCGACGCGATCTCCTCGCGCATCCGGGAGATCAGCGGCGTCGCCTCCGGGATCGCCGCCGCGGTGGAGCAGCAGGGCGCGGCGACCCAGGAGATCGTGCGCAACGTGACCCAGGCGGCTGCCGGCACCGGCGAGGTCACCGCGAACATCACCGGGGTCGCCCACGCCGCCGAGGCGACGGGCGAGGCGGCGAACCGCGTCCTCGCCTCGGCCTCCACCCTCTCGCAGCAATCCGCGCAGCTGTCCCACGAGGTC
- a CDS encoding heparan-alpha-glucosaminide N-acetyltransferase domain-containing protein, which yields MPRFPVAALRRLLAAPAAGRLAVIDAARGAALAAMALYHATWDLGFLRLTPENLALTPPGRAAAHAIAGSFLVLAGVSLVLAQGKVFRPGPFLGRLARIGAAAAGISLATRILFPESWIFFGVLHCIALSSLLALPALRLPPWLVAAASAAILAAPALLDAPALAAPWVLPAPLLLVLGLAPEVPATNDYVPMIPWFGCVLAGVALGRIARPRLAASRLGAWRPASRGARLLAGAGRRSLGIYLLHQPLLLALLSGVAALTGPHPRAGEAGFRRDYAQTCAVAGGSPARCRAAARCLLGRLREDGLWQAAGQGALSPAQQARAVALSQSCYDGAAE from the coding sequence TTGCCCCGCTTCCCCGTCGCGGCCCTTCGCCGCCTTCTGGCCGCCCCGGCGGCGGGCCGCCTCGCCGTGATCGACGCGGCGCGCGGGGCGGCGCTCGCCGCGATGGCGCTCTACCACGCCACCTGGGACCTCGGCTTCCTGCGGCTGACGCCCGAGAACCTCGCGCTGACGCCGCCGGGCCGCGCGGCGGCGCACGCGATCGCCGGGAGCTTCCTGGTCCTCGCCGGCGTGAGCCTCGTCCTCGCCCAGGGCAAGGTCTTCCGGCCCGGCCCCTTCCTGGGGCGGCTCGCGCGCATCGGGGCGGCCGCCGCGGGGATCTCGCTCGCCACCCGGATCCTGTTCCCGGAGAGCTGGATCTTCTTCGGGGTCCTGCACTGCATCGCCCTGTCGAGCCTGCTCGCCCTGCCGGCCCTGCGCCTGCCGCCGTGGCTCGTCGCGGCCGCGTCGGCGGCGATCCTGGCCGCGCCGGCGCTCCTCGACGCCCCGGCGCTCGCCGCGCCGTGGGTCCTTCCCGCGCCGCTGCTCCTCGTCCTCGGCCTCGCCCCCGAGGTGCCGGCCACCAACGACTACGTGCCGATGATCCCCTGGTTCGGCTGCGTGCTCGCGGGCGTCGCCCTCGGGCGGATCGCCCGGCCCCGCCTCGCCGCGTCGCGCCTCGGGGCGTGGCGACCGGCCTCGCGGGGGGCGCGGCTGCTCGCCGGGGCGGGGCGGCGCAGCCTCGGGATCTACCTCCTGCACCAGCCGCTGCTGCTCGCCCTCCTGTCGGGCGTGGCGGCTCTGACCGGGCCGCATCCGCGGGCCGGCGAGGCGGGCTTCCGGCGCGACTACGCGCAGACCTGCGCGGTGGCGGGCGGCAGCCCCGCGCGCTGCCGGGCCGCGGCACGCTGCCTGCTCGGACGGCTGCGCGAGGACGGTCTGTGGCAGGCCGCCGGGCAGGGCGCCCTGTCCCCCGCGCAGCAGGCCCGGGCCGTGGCCCTGTCGCAATCCTGCTACGACGGGGCTGCCGAGTGA